GGTCCGCGAGCTGTCTGCGGCGCTCTATGCCGAGTCACGTCTGCGGTGGACAGACGCCAGCGAACTTCTGTTCGGTCTCCGGAGCGACCACTACCGGTTCAAGACCTCGGCGGCAGCCGGGGAGGCCTGGAGCGGTACGGTGAACGACACGTTGGCATCGCCCAAGGTGGGGCTGACGCACAAGCTAGCACCCAACGTAGCGGTGTATGCGAACTGGGGCCGTGGGTTTCACTCCAACGACGCGCGCGGTGTGACGTCGCCGGACAGTCCTGCGCCGGGGCTGGTGCCCAGCACTGGCTCCGAACTCGGCCTGCGCTACGAGCGGGACCGTTTCAACATGACTGCGACGCTGTGGCGAATGA
Above is a genomic segment from Candidatus Hydrogenedentota bacterium containing:
- a CDS encoding TonB-dependent receptor is translated as VRELSAALYAESRLRWTDASELLFGLRSDHYRFKTSAAAGEAWSGTVNDTLASPKVGLTHKLAPNVAVYANWGRGFHSNDARGVTSPDSPAPGLVPSTGSELGLRYERDRFNMTATLWRMSVSSDLIFVGDSGAVEPAGATRRSGYEVALFWRALPWLTLDANWTGSHARFTNSPGA